In a single window of the Pseudomonas sp. B21-015 genome:
- a CDS encoding DMT family transporter codes for MSSRENTGMALGLLGVVIFSLTLPFTRIVVQELHPLLNGLGRALFAAIPAALLLLWRREKWPTWKQVKGLTLVIAGVILGFPVLSAWAMQTLPASHGALVNGLQPLCVALYAAWLSHERPSKAFWACAALGSALVLGYALISGAGSIQAGDLLMLGAIAVGGLGYAEGGRLAREMGGWQVICWALVLSTPLLIGPVVYLALQHQGEISAKTWWAFGYVSLFSQFIGFFAWYAGLAMGGIARVSQIQLLQIFFTIAFSALFFGEHVEPITWLFAAGVIVTVMLGRKTAIKPHVGASLLAKGA; via the coding sequence ATGTCCTCGCGCGAAAACACTGGCATGGCCCTCGGCCTGCTCGGTGTCGTTATCTTCAGCCTGACCCTGCCCTTCACACGGATCGTCGTGCAGGAACTCCATCCACTGCTCAACGGCCTCGGCCGTGCGCTGTTTGCGGCGATTCCGGCAGCACTTTTATTGCTGTGGCGCCGGGAAAAATGGCCCACCTGGAAACAGGTCAAAGGCCTGACGCTGGTGATCGCGGGTGTCATCCTCGGCTTCCCGGTGCTGTCGGCCTGGGCCATGCAGACGTTGCCCGCCTCCCACGGTGCATTGGTCAACGGCTTGCAACCGCTGTGCGTGGCGCTGTATGCCGCGTGGCTGTCCCATGAGCGCCCGTCGAAAGCCTTCTGGGCCTGCGCCGCGCTGGGCAGTGCGTTGGTGCTCGGTTATGCATTGATCAGCGGCGCCGGCAGTATTCAGGCCGGTGACTTGCTGATGCTCGGCGCGATTGCCGTGGGTGGGCTCGGTTATGCCGAAGGCGGCCGGTTGGCCAGGGAGATGGGTGGCTGGCAGGTGATCTGCTGGGCGCTGGTGCTGTCGACACCGCTGCTGATCGGGCCGGTGGTGTACCTGGCGCTGCAACATCAGGGCGAAATTTCGGCGAAAACCTGGTGGGCCTTCGGTTACGTCTCGCTGTTTTCGCAGTTCATCGGGTTCTTTGCCTGGTACGCCGGGCTGGCCATGGGCGGCATTGCCCGGGTCAGCCAGATCCAGTTGCTGCAAATCTTCTTCACGATCGCGTTTTCGGCGTTGTTCTTCGGTGAACATGTCGAGCCGATTACCTGGCTGTTTGCGGCCGGGGTGATCGTGACGGTGATGTTGGGGCGCAAGACCGCAATCAAACCCCATGTGGGAGCGAGCCTGCTCGCGAAGGGGGCTTAA
- a CDS encoding SAM-dependent methyltransferase, which produces MSVTATPASLAPDHHAQFIDLLQTSLDQNAFIKLVLAKYVGGEADLQRLIIKQLTVKDQPCLSFVYRYKTRDITKNLPLAEGVATIAALLPVSFKNAHLLSLTDEAQLEYSKKGKSSLFKSKPQQLREVPSAEHNREKNRFLDLSRPFLKDLGVTNAQHELIPAMSRKWKQINKFIEVFSHALTSSPLSLDKPVRVADFGSGKGYLTFAIHDYLRNTLKAEGEVTGVELREDMVNLCNSAAAKLEHPGLVFKCGDVRSVAPSELDVMIALHACDIATDYAIHTGIRSGASIIMCSPCCHKQIRLQIQSPALLKPMLQYGLHLGQQAEMVTDSLRALFLEACGYETKVFEFISLDHTNKNKMILAVKRAEPVDPAQLLVKIQELKDFYHISEHCLETLLRADGFL; this is translated from the coding sequence ATGTCTGTCACCGCCACTCCCGCCAGCCTCGCGCCGGATCATCACGCCCAGTTCATCGACCTGCTGCAAACCAGCCTCGACCAGAATGCTTTCATCAAACTGGTGCTGGCCAAGTACGTCGGTGGCGAAGCGGATTTGCAGCGGCTGATCATCAAGCAGCTGACGGTCAAGGATCAGCCATGCCTGTCCTTCGTCTATCGCTACAAAACCCGCGACATCACCAAAAACCTGCCGCTTGCCGAAGGCGTGGCGACCATCGCCGCACTGTTGCCGGTCTCGTTCAAAAATGCGCATTTACTGTCATTGACCGACGAAGCCCAGCTCGAATACAGCAAGAAGGGCAAATCTTCGCTGTTCAAGAGCAAGCCTCAGCAATTGCGCGAAGTGCCGTCCGCCGAGCACAACCGCGAGAAGAACCGCTTCCTCGACCTGAGCCGGCCGTTCCTCAAAGACCTCGGCGTGACCAACGCGCAGCATGAGCTGATCCCGGCGATGTCGCGCAAGTGGAAGCAGATCAACAAGTTCATCGAGGTCTTCAGCCATGCGCTGACCTCGTCGCCGTTGTCGCTGGACAAACCGGTACGGGTGGCGGATTTCGGTTCGGGCAAGGGTTACCTGACGTTCGCGATCCACGACTACCTGCGCAACACCTTGAAAGCCGAAGGTGAGGTGACTGGCGTCGAGTTGCGCGAAGACATGGTCAACCTGTGCAACAGCGCGGCGGCGAAGCTGGAGCATCCGGGGCTGGTGTTCAAATGCGGTGATGTACGCAGCGTGGCGCCGAGCGAACTGGACGTGATGATCGCGTTACACGCCTGCGACATCGCCACCGACTATGCGATTCACACCGGCATTCGTTCGGGCGCTTCGATCATCATGTGCTCGCCGTGCTGTCACAAACAGATTCGCTTGCAAATCCAGAGCCCGGCGCTGCTCAAGCCGATGCTGCAATACGGTCTGCACCTGGGCCAGCAGGCGGAAATGGTCACCGACAGTTTGCGTGCACTGTTTCTGGAAGCCTGCGGCTACGAGACCAAGGTGTTCGAGTTCATCTCACTGGACCACACCAACAAGAACAAGATGATTCTGGCGGTCAAACGCGCCGAGCCGGTGGACCCGGCTCAGTTGTTGGTGAAGATTCAGGAACTGAAGGATTTCTACCACATCAGCGAGCATTGCCTGGAAACCCTGCTGCGGGCCGACGGCTTTCTCTAA
- a CDS encoding TPM domain-containing protein, which produces MALLTEHEQRKVAEAIARVEHDTDAELVTVLAARADDYAYIPLLWASLLALVVPGIVHYLTGWLTMHSLLLVQWLSFIVLCLVFRIPKVTTRLIPRSVRHWRASNLARRQFLEQNLHHTVGSTGMLIFVSEAERYVEILVDEGISKRLDNKNWDAIVAAFTQQVKQGQTLQGFVTCIEACGELLKVHVPVTHVRNELPNRLVVLN; this is translated from the coding sequence ATGGCATTACTGACTGAACACGAACAACGCAAAGTCGCCGAGGCGATTGCCCGGGTCGAGCACGACACCGACGCCGAACTGGTCACGGTGCTTGCGGCTCGCGCCGACGATTACGCGTACATCCCGCTGCTCTGGGCCAGTCTGTTGGCGCTGGTGGTGCCGGGCATCGTGCATTACCTGACGGGCTGGCTGACCATGCACAGCCTGTTGCTGGTGCAATGGCTCAGCTTCATCGTGTTGTGCCTGGTGTTCCGGATTCCGAAAGTCACCACGCGCCTGATCCCGCGCTCGGTGCGTCACTGGCGGGCGTCGAACCTGGCGCGTCGGCAGTTCCTGGAGCAAAACCTGCACCACACCGTGGGCAGCACCGGCATGCTGATTTTCGTCTCCGAGGCCGAGCGCTATGTGGAAATTCTGGTGGATGAAGGGATTTCCAAGCGGCTGGACAACAAGAACTGGGATGCGATCGTGGCCGCGTTCACGCAACAGGTGAAACAGGGGCAGACGTTGCAGGGCTTTGTGACGTGCATCGAGGCGTGCGGCGAGTTGCTCAAGGTGCATGTGCCGGTGACCCATGTGCGCAATGAGTTACCGAATCGGTTGGTGGTGTTGAACTAA
- a CDS encoding YgcG family protein, with the protein MRVFRIGLALLLCAMALTAQAELTFPALTARVVDNARLIEPGVREQLTQQLQAHEKATGEQVVVVTVENLQGASIEDFGYQLGRHWGIGQKDKNTGALLIVARDDRKLRIEVGYGLEDRLTDAQSSVIINQVITPSFKTGNFSKGISDGVAAMLVVLGGNPLNVGPPEDEESFSQIFANGVGMLFIMALPFLITYWFLNMLGVVGSRGRSSSDDIFYGSGSDGGSGSGDGGGGFSGGGGGFGGGGSSGGW; encoded by the coding sequence ATGCGTGTTTTTAGAATAGGCCTGGCGCTATTGTTGTGCGCCATGGCGCTCACGGCCCAGGCCGAATTGACGTTTCCGGCACTGACCGCAAGGGTGGTGGACAACGCCCGATTGATCGAGCCCGGGGTGCGCGAGCAATTGACGCAACAGCTCCAGGCTCACGAAAAGGCCACCGGTGAACAGGTGGTAGTGGTCACTGTGGAAAACCTGCAGGGCGCCAGCATCGAAGACTTCGGTTATCAGCTGGGACGCCACTGGGGCATCGGCCAGAAGGACAAAAATACGGGTGCCTTGCTGATCGTCGCCCGTGACGACCGCAAGTTGCGCATCGAAGTCGGGTATGGACTGGAAGATCGCCTGACCGATGCCCAGAGTTCAGTGATCATCAATCAGGTGATCACTCCCTCGTTCAAGACAGGCAATTTCAGCAAGGGCATCAGTGACGGCGTGGCCGCCATGCTGGTGGTGCTGGGTGGCAACCCGCTGAACGTGGGGCCGCCGGAAGACGAAGAGTCGTTTAGCCAGATATTTGCCAATGGCGTGGGTATGCTTTTTATCATGGCATTGCCTTTTTTGATTACGTACTGGTTCCTGAACATGCTCGGCGTAGTGGGCTCAAGGGGACGAAGCTCGTCTGACGACATATTCTACGGCAGCGGCTCTGATGGGGGCAGCGGCAGTGGAGATGGCGGCGGGGGCTTCAGCGGCGGCGGGGGCGGTTTCGGGGGCGGCGGTTCGTCGGGCGGTTGGTGA
- a CDS encoding LemA family protein, with translation MNVRHHYRSSLQVAALMLLTTLLAGCGINTIPTLDEQAKAAWGQVQNQYQRRADLIPTLVEVVKGYAKHEEATLTAVIEARAKATSIQVDAKSLDNPEKLKQYQQAQDQLSGALSRLMVVSERYPDLKANQNFLALQSQLEGTENRIAVARRDFILAVQKYNTELRTFPGRLWHSVMYSDLPIRETFEATTPGAEQAPQVKF, from the coding sequence ATGAATGTACGACACCACTATCGGTCGAGCCTGCAGGTTGCAGCCTTGATGTTGCTGACCACACTACTGGCCGGTTGCGGCATCAACACTATCCCGACCCTCGACGAGCAGGCCAAGGCTGCCTGGGGCCAGGTGCAGAACCAGTACCAGCGCCGCGCCGACCTGATTCCCACTCTGGTGGAAGTCGTCAAGGGCTACGCCAAGCATGAAGAAGCCACCCTGACGGCGGTGATCGAAGCCCGGGCCAAGGCGACGTCGATTCAGGTCGATGCCAAGTCCCTCGATAATCCGGAAAAACTCAAACAGTATCAGCAGGCCCAGGATCAGTTGAGCGGTGCTCTCAGTCGTTTGATGGTGGTGTCTGAGCGCTACCCGGACCTCAAGGCCAACCAGAACTTCCTGGCGCTGCAATCGCAACTCGAAGGCACTGAGAACCGCATCGCCGTGGCGCGTCGCGATTTCATCCTGGCGGTGCAAAAGTACAATACCGAGCTTCGCACTTTCCCCGGTCGCCTGTGGCACAGCGTGATGTACAGCGATTTGCCGATTCGCGAAACCTTCGAGGCCACCACTCCCGGGGCCGAACAAGCGCCGCAAGTGAAATTCTGA
- the bglX gene encoding beta-glucosidase BglX, with the protein MKKLCLLGLFVSLASHTVLAATTPAPIENKDAFISHLMKQMTLDEKIGQLRLISIGPEMPREMIRKEIAAGNIGGTFNSITRAENRPMQDAAMRSRLKIPMFFAYDVIHGHRTIFPIPLALASSWDMDAIGRSGRIAAQEAAADSLDITFAPMVDISRDPRWGRTSEGFGEDTYLVSRIAGVMVKAFQGSGANAADSIMASVKHFALYGAVEGGRDYNVVDMSPVKMYQDYLPPYRAAIDAGAGGVMVALNSINGVPATANTWLMNDLLRKEWGFKGLAVSDHGAIFELIKHGVAADGREAAKLAIKAGIDMSMNDTLYGKELPGLLKAGEIEQKDIDNAVREVLAAKYDMGLFKDPYLRIGKAEDDPADTYAESRLHRAEARDVARRSQVLLKNQGDTLPLKKTAKIALVGPLAKAPIDMMGSWAAAGRPAQSVTLFDGMTHALGAQSTLIYARGANITSDKKILDYLNFLNFDAPEVVDDPRPANVLIDEAVKAAQQADVVVAAVGESRGMSHESSSRTDLNIPANQRELIRALKATGKPLVLVLMNGRPLSILEEKEQADAILETWFSGTEGGNAIADVLFGDYNPSGKLPITIPRSVGQIPTYYNHLSIGRPFTPGKPGNYTSQYFEDTTGPLFPFGFGLSYTQFSLTDMALSSTTLNKTGKLDASVVVKNTGKRDGETVVQLYIQDVTGSMIRPVKELKNFQKVMVKAGEQKVVHFTITEDDLKFYNAQLKYAAEPGKFNVQIGLDSQDVTQQSFELL; encoded by the coding sequence ATGAAGAAGCTGTGTTTGCTGGGCCTGTTCGTCAGCCTGGCCAGTCATACCGTATTGGCCGCCACGACGCCCGCACCTATAGAGAACAAGGACGCCTTCATCAGCCACCTGATGAAGCAAATGACCCTCGATGAAAAGATCGGCCAGTTACGCCTGATCAGCATCGGCCCGGAAATGCCGCGGGAGATGATCCGCAAGGAGATCGCTGCCGGCAATATCGGCGGCACCTTCAACTCGATCACCCGCGCCGAGAACCGTCCGATGCAGGACGCGGCCATGCGCAGCCGGTTGAAGATCCCGATGTTCTTCGCCTATGACGTGATCCACGGCCACCGCACCATTTTCCCGATTCCGCTGGCCCTGGCCTCGAGCTGGGACATGGACGCCATTGGTCGCTCCGGGCGCATCGCCGCTCAGGAAGCGGCGGCTGACAGCCTCGACATCACCTTCGCACCGATGGTCGACATCTCCCGCGACCCACGCTGGGGCCGCACGTCCGAAGGTTTCGGCGAAGACACCTACCTGGTTTCGCGGATCGCCGGCGTCATGGTCAAGGCGTTCCAGGGCTCAGGCGCGAACGCGGCCGACAGCATCATGGCCAGCGTCAAGCATTTTGCCTTGTACGGCGCGGTCGAGGGCGGTCGCGACTACAACGTCGTCGACATGAGCCCGGTCAAGATGTACCAGGATTACCTGCCACCGTACCGCGCCGCTATCGACGCCGGTGCTGGCGGGGTGATGGTTGCGCTGAACTCGATCAACGGCGTGCCAGCCACCGCCAACACCTGGTTGATGAACGACCTGCTGCGCAAGGAATGGGGCTTCAAGGGCCTGGCGGTCAGCGATCACGGGGCAATTTTCGAGCTGATCAAGCACGGCGTCGCCGCTGACGGTCGCGAAGCCGCGAAGCTGGCGATCAAGGCCGGCATCGACATGAGCATGAACGACACCCTCTATGGCAAGGAGTTGCCAGGGCTGTTGAAGGCCGGTGAGATCGAACAGAAAGACATCGACAACGCCGTGCGCGAAGTGCTCGCCGCCAAGTACGACATGGGCCTGTTCAAAGACCCGTACCTGCGCATCGGCAAGGCCGAGGATGACCCGGCCGACACCTACGCCGAAAGCCGCCTGCACCGCGCCGAGGCCCGTGATGTGGCGCGCCGCAGCCAGGTATTGCTGAAGAACCAGGGCGACACCCTGCCGCTGAAGAAAACCGCGAAAATCGCCCTGGTCGGTCCACTGGCCAAAGCCCCAATCGACATGATGGGCAGTTGGGCTGCCGCTGGCCGGCCCGCGCAATCGGTAACGCTGTTCGACGGCATGACCCATGCACTCGGCGCGCAGTCGACGCTGATCTACGCCCGTGGCGCGAACATCACCAGCGACAAGAAAATCCTCGATTACCTGAACTTCCTCAACTTCGATGCACCGGAAGTGGTGGATGATCCGCGTCCGGCCAACGTGCTGATCGATGAAGCGGTGAAAGCCGCACAGCAGGCCGATGTGGTGGTGGCAGCGGTGGGCGAATCACGTGGCATGTCCCACGAATCGTCGAGCCGTACCGACCTGAACATTCCGGCCAACCAGCGCGAGCTGATCAGGGCTTTGAAAGCCACCGGCAAACCGCTGGTGCTGGTGTTGATGAATGGCCGTCCGCTGTCGATTCTCGAAGAGAAAGAGCAGGCTGACGCGATTCTGGAAACCTGGTTCAGCGGCACCGAAGGCGGTAACGCTATCGCCGACGTGCTGTTCGGCGACTACAACCCGTCGGGCAAACTGCCGATCACCATTCCCCGCTCGGTGGGTCAGATTCCGACCTACTACAACCACCTGAGCATTGGCCGGCCGTTCACCCCGGGCAAACCGGGCAACTACACCTCGCAGTATTTCGAAGACACCACCGGGCCATTGTTCCCGTTCGGCTTCGGCCTGAGCTACACCCAGTTCAGCCTGACCGACATGGCCCTGTCATCGACCACACTGAACAAGACCGGCAAGCTCGACGCCAGCGTCGTGGTGAAGAACACCGGCAAGCGTGACGGTGAAACCGTGGTGCAGCTGTACATCCAGGACGTGACCGGTTCGATGATCCGCCCGGTCAAGGAACTGAAGAACTTCCAGAAAGTAATGGTCAAGGCCGGCGAACAGAAAGTCGTGCACTTCACCATCACCGAGGATGACCTGAAGTTCTACAACGCCCAGCTCAAGTACGCCGCAGAACCGGGCAAGTTCAACGTGCAGATCGGCCTGGACTCTCAGGACGTGACGCAGCAGAGTTTTGAATTGCTGTAA
- a CDS encoding phosphatidylserine/phosphatidylglycerophosphate/cardiolipin synthase family protein, whose amino-acid sequence MRGAIFPWREGNRFELLIDGPQFFPRMLVAIARAEEQVELELYLVEAGACAEAMVQALVQAAERGVRVRCLFDDYGSLAFTLTLRQRLMAAGVELRFYNRLSWRRWVGNFYRDHRKLLLVDQTLAVVGGTGVTDEFWTPGEDTSEWHEVMVEITGPLVIDWQLLFDRQWIANRHRRAWKPTAHFGLPRLPRVPAMGEGMGRVAYADARQHRDILQSLVRALNSGQRRIWLATPYFLPTWKVRRSLRRAASRGVDVRLLLTGPRTDHPSVRYAGHRYYPRLLRAGVKIFEYQPCFLHLKMVLIDDWVSIGSCNFDHWNLRFNLEANLEALDPGLTRAVAASFENDFALSQEVSLEAWKRRPLWRRVKQRVWGWVDRLVVNLLDRRG is encoded by the coding sequence ATGCGCGGCGCAATTTTCCCGTGGCGTGAAGGCAATCGCTTTGAACTGCTGATCGACGGTCCGCAGTTTTTTCCGCGAATGCTGGTGGCGATTGCCCGCGCCGAAGAGCAAGTCGAACTGGAGCTGTACCTGGTGGAGGCGGGGGCCTGCGCCGAGGCGATGGTTCAGGCGTTGGTCCAGGCCGCCGAGCGCGGCGTGCGGGTGCGCTGCCTGTTCGATGACTATGGCAGCCTGGCCTTCACCCTGACCTTGCGTCAGCGCCTGATGGCCGCCGGTGTCGAGTTGCGTTTCTACAATCGCCTGAGCTGGCGGCGCTGGGTGGGCAACTTCTATCGCGATCACCGCAAGCTGCTGCTGGTGGATCAAACCCTGGCGGTCGTCGGCGGCACCGGGGTTACCGATGAGTTCTGGACGCCAGGCGAAGACACCAGCGAATGGCACGAAGTGATGGTGGAAATCACCGGCCCGCTGGTGATCGACTGGCAGTTGCTGTTCGACCGCCAATGGATCGCCAACCGCCATCGGCGTGCCTGGAAACCCACTGCGCACTTCGGTTTGCCGCGCCTGCCGCGAGTGCCGGCCATGGGCGAGGGCATGGGCCGGGTCGCCTATGCCGACGCCCGCCAACACCGCGATATTCTGCAATCGCTGGTTCGCGCGCTGAACAGCGGCCAGCGGCGGATCTGGCTGGCCACGCCGTATTTCCTGCCGACCTGGAAAGTCCGCCGCTCACTGCGTCGGGCGGCGAGTCGTGGCGTCGACGTGCGTCTGCTGCTGACCGGGCCGCGCACCGATCACCCGTCGGTACGCTACGCCGGGCATCGCTATTACCCGCGCCTGCTCAGGGCCGGTGTGAAGATCTTCGAATACCAGCCATGTTTCCTGCACCTGAAGATGGTGTTGATCGATGACTGGGTGAGTATCGGTTCGTGCAACTTCGACCACTGGAATCTGCGCTTTAATCTGGAAGCCAATCTCGAAGCCCTGGACCCCGGACTGACCCGGGCGGTGGCAGCGAGTTTCGAGAATGACTTTGCCCTGAGCCAGGAAGTCAGCCTCGAAGCATGGAAACGCCGACCGTTGTGGCGGCGGGTCAAGCAAAGGGTTTGGGGATGGGTGGATCGGTTGGTGGTGAATCTGCTGGATCGGCGGGGGTAG
- a CDS encoding YceI family protein translates to MFNRFVCKTLAFLLLAGVTVSAQANWYLDGESSRLSFISTKNANICEVQRFLVLHGKVDPKGLAQVEVELESVNSGIPLRDERMRKELFEIQTFPEALITTQIDLRPINDLAPGAQLELRLPLTVNLHGKQHQYNAELLATRLDDRRFQVVTLEPLVISAQDFDLAPGLESLRKVAGLSAISLSVPVGAVLIFTAR, encoded by the coding sequence ATGTTCAACCGTTTTGTCTGCAAAACCCTCGCTTTCCTGTTGCTGGCCGGTGTCACCGTGTCGGCCCAGGCCAATTGGTATCTGGACGGCGAGTCTTCGCGGCTGTCGTTCATCAGCACTAAAAACGCCAACATCTGCGAAGTGCAGCGCTTTCTGGTGCTGCACGGCAAGGTCGACCCCAAAGGCCTGGCGCAGGTGGAGGTTGAGCTGGAGTCGGTCAACAGCGGTATTCCGCTGCGTGACGAACGCATGCGCAAGGAGCTGTTCGAGATCCAGACGTTTCCCGAAGCGCTGATCACCACGCAAATCGATCTGCGGCCGATCAACGACCTGGCGCCCGGTGCGCAACTGGAGTTGCGCTTGCCGCTGACGGTCAACCTGCATGGCAAACAACACCAATACAACGCCGAACTGCTGGCGACCCGTCTCGATGACCGGCGCTTTCAAGTGGTGACCCTCGAACCGTTGGTGATCAGTGCGCAAGATTTCGACCTGGCCCCGGGCCTGGAAAGCTTACGCAAGGTTGCCGGTTTGTCGGCCATCAGTCTGTCGGTGCCGGTGGGTGCGGTGCTGATTTTCACGGCGCGCTGA
- a CDS encoding amidase: MSRHSFIRRRPFSTLLLVLLIALFGWVWQERVALWAFPDIISAYTAKEYCSCRYVMNNPVEYCQSYVKQYLPTSGFVDDAVNKRVTVGGMGRSNSAVWVGERQGCRLQP, from the coding sequence ATGAGCCGCCACAGTTTTATTCGCCGTCGGCCGTTCAGCACGCTGTTGCTGGTGCTGCTGATCGCCTTGTTCGGCTGGGTCTGGCAGGAGCGTGTGGCGTTGTGGGCTTTCCCGGACATCATCAGCGCCTATACCGCCAAGGAATACTGTTCTTGCCGGTATGTGATGAACAATCCGGTGGAGTATTGCCAAAGCTATGTGAAGCAGTATTTGCCCACCAGTGGATTCGTCGATGACGCCGTGAACAAGCGTGTGACGGTTGGTGGGATGGGGCGCAGCAATAGCGCTGTTTGGGTTGGTGAACGCCAAGGCTGTCGCCTGCAACCCTGA
- a CDS encoding serine hydrolase, which produces MFKGLSLFFMLLLSLTAQAENWPAEQWSPGPKVTGPALQALESYAFPPRDDATHQGIRTDALLVIRDGQLVYERYAGPTTAQTPHLTWSISKSLMATVLGVAYGEGLFKLHDPVVQFYPPLEKHPAMTMADLLHWASGLDWQEDYEYAPLKSSVVAMLYTRGHRDMAAFTADHDEYARPGQAFRYSSGDSNLLSAALKTIVGPARYPDYPWTALFEPLGIRSAVWEADATGAFVASSYAYLTARDLARVGLLMARDGRWREQQLLPKDWVDFSSEPFAHYQANQDEAVPGGHWWLNRAVDGATQPWPDAPADTFAALGHWGQAMYVIPSEKLVIVRYGDDRDGRYRHNELLKLALKAFAMKVQP; this is translated from the coding sequence ATGTTCAAAGGCTTGTCCCTGTTTTTCATGTTGCTGCTCAGCCTCACGGCCCAGGCCGAAAACTGGCCGGCCGAGCAATGGTCGCCCGGCCCGAAAGTCACCGGGCCGGCACTTCAGGCCCTGGAGAGTTACGCCTTCCCACCCCGCGACGATGCCACTCACCAAGGCATTCGCACCGATGCCTTGCTGGTGATCCGCGACGGTCAACTCGTCTACGAACGCTACGCCGGCCCGACCACTGCCCAAACGCCGCACCTGACCTGGTCGATCAGCAAAAGCCTGATGGCCACGGTGCTCGGTGTGGCGTATGGCGAAGGCTTGTTCAAATTGCACGACCCGGTGGTGCAGTTCTATCCGCCGCTGGAAAAACACCCGGCCATGACCATGGCCGACCTGCTGCACTGGGCTTCCGGCCTGGACTGGCAGGAAGACTATGAATACGCACCGTTGAAGTCCTCAGTGGTGGCCATGCTTTACACCCGTGGTCACCGCGACATGGCTGCGTTCACCGCCGACCACGACGAGTACGCCAGGCCCGGTCAGGCATTCCGTTACTCTAGCGGCGATAGCAACCTGCTGTCCGCCGCACTGAAAACCATCGTCGGCCCGGCCCGTTATCCGGATTATCCATGGACTGCGCTGTTCGAACCCTTGGGGATTCGCAGTGCGGTTTGGGAAGCGGATGCCACGGGGGCGTTCGTCGCATCGTCTTATGCCTACCTCACCGCCCGGGACCTGGCTCGCGTCGGCCTGTTGATGGCGCGTGACGGTCGTTGGCGTGAGCAGCAATTGCTGCCCAAGGATTGGGTCGACTTCAGCAGTGAGCCTTTTGCCCATTATCAAGCCAACCAGGATGAAGCAGTGCCCGGCGGGCATTGGTGGCTCAATCGCGCGGTGGATGGCGCGACACAACCTTGGCCCGATGCCCCCGCCGATACCTTCGCCGCACTGGGCCATTGGGGCCAGGCAATGTACGTGATTCCCAGCGAGAAGCTGGTGATCGTGCGCTACGGCGATGATCGCGATGGGCGTTATCGGCACAACGAATTGCTCAAACTTGCGCTCAAGGCGTTTGCCATGAAGGTGCAGCCATGA
- a CDS encoding acyl-CoA dehydrogenase family protein, giving the protein MPWQTLLTRRDRLPANPDLAEGFATLMHRLGTVTPFELAVVGGRLMATPGLAFLVGYQAALRMLWPSAPLSLGALCATEQRSLRVADMQTRLRDLRLSGRKDFVTAGDAADWLLVAARSEKPGSDPRLSLAVVYPGEPGVRLEKLAPMPLMPDIGHGRLFLDNALCELLAGDGWDAYVKPFRTLEDIYVLSAMTAWLFGVGQDSDWPHTLQLRLLALLAGCAEVSRQAPNNPAGHVLLGGLFAQFDGLKAEVNQALADGPPQWAAMWQRDQTVMDLAAGARGKRLAKALAGLS; this is encoded by the coding sequence ATGCCCTGGCAAACCCTGTTGACTCGCCGCGATCGCCTGCCCGCCAACCCAGACCTGGCCGAAGGCTTTGCGACCTTGATGCACCGGTTGGGTACGGTCACGCCGTTCGAACTGGCGGTGGTCGGCGGACGGCTGATGGCGACACCGGGGCTGGCGTTTCTGGTGGGGTATCAAGCGGCGTTGCGCATGCTTTGGCCGAGCGCACCGCTGAGCCTCGGCGCGTTGTGCGCGACCGAACAGCGCAGTTTGCGGGTGGCGGACATGCAGACGCGACTGCGCGATCTGCGCCTGAGCGGTCGCAAGGATTTCGTCACCGCCGGCGATGCCGCCGACTGGTTGCTGGTCGCCGCTCGCAGTGAAAAGCCCGGCAGCGACCCGCGACTGAGCCTGGCGGTGGTTTACCCCGGCGAACCGGGCGTGCGTCTGGAAAAACTCGCGCCGATGCCACTGATGCCGGACATAGGCCACGGTCGTTTGTTTCTCGATAACGCGCTGTGCGAATTGCTGGCGGGGGATGGCTGGGATGCTTACGTCAAACCGTTCCGCACCCTGGAAGACATCTATGTGCTGAGCGCCATGACTGCCTGGCTGTTCGGTGTCGGCCAGGACAGCGACTGGCCGCACACCTTGCAACTGCGCTTGCTGGCGCTGCTGGCCGGGTGCGCGGAAGTCAGCCGTCAGGCGCCGAACAATCCGGCCGGGCATGTGTTGCTGGGCGGGTTGTTTGCGCAGTTCGATGGGCTCAAGGCTGAAGTGAATCAGGCCCTGGCCGATGGCCCGCCTCAATGGGCGGCGATGTGGCAGCGCGACCAAACCGTGATGGATCTGGCGGCAGGGGCGCGGGGGAAGCGGTTGGCCAAGGCGTTGGCGGGGTTGTCGTAA